In Haloterrigena turkmenica DSM 5511, a single genomic region encodes these proteins:
- a CDS encoding DUF7553 family protein, translating into MTEQLQQARDDLEEAAKSADDDVRDDIRETTDAFADYVMGDTTPDHAILDERLNTLRQVRERADGNTKDKVEEAIEEVEDYREQVDQA; encoded by the coding sequence ATGACAGAGCAACTCCAGCAGGCCCGCGACGACCTCGAGGAAGCGGCCAAATCGGCCGACGACGACGTCCGGGACGACATCCGCGAGACCACCGACGCGTTCGCCGACTACGTGATGGGCGACACCACGCCCGATCACGCGATCCTCGACGAACGGCTCAACACGCTCCGGCAGGTCCGCGAGCGGGCCGACGGCAATACCAAGGACAAGGTCGAAGAGGCGATCGAGGAAGTCGAGGACTACCGCGAGCAGGTCGACCAGGCCTGA
- a CDS encoding DUF2267 domain-containing protein yields the protein MERAAIVETVSDRTDADEDGATDATRAVLETLGERLSTDQAEDLAAELPADLSEHLTEGESGEQFSEEEFISRVDQRMETLDVTGERAATAVMAALLESVDEAERSAVVDQFQQYGFEALLGDTDADVGTSERSPRER from the coding sequence ATGGAACGGGCAGCCATCGTCGAGACGGTCAGCGACCGCACCGACGCCGACGAAGACGGCGCGACGGACGCCACGCGGGCCGTCCTCGAGACGCTCGGCGAGCGCCTGAGCACCGATCAGGCCGAAGACCTGGCGGCCGAACTGCCCGCGGACCTGAGCGAGCACCTCACCGAGGGCGAGTCCGGGGAGCAGTTCTCCGAGGAAGAGTTCATCTCGCGGGTCGACCAGCGCATGGAGACGCTCGACGTGACCGGCGAGCGCGCTGCGACTGCCGTGATGGCAGCGCTCCTCGAGTCGGTCGACGAGGCGGAGCGCTCCGCGGTCGTCGACCAGTTCCAACAGTACGGCTTCGAGGCTCTACTGGGGGATACCGACGCCGATGTCGGCACCAGCGAGCGCTCGCCTCGAGAGCGGTAA
- a CDS encoding DUF2267 domain-containing protein has product MGERLDEDRSQHLDGQLPDEIGDHLVEGSAERRFDYDEFLERIEEQTDRAAVGDPERLVEGVIGTLLEHVDDENGERLRERLAELDFEEAIPESGPGARS; this is encoded by the coding sequence TTGGGCGAACGGCTCGACGAGGACCGCTCGCAGCACCTCGACGGCCAACTCCCCGACGAGATCGGCGACCACCTCGTCGAGGGTTCCGCCGAGCGTCGCTTCGACTACGACGAGTTCCTCGAGCGCATCGAGGAGCAAACCGACCGCGCTGCCGTCGGCGACCCGGAGCGACTGGTCGAGGGCGTCATCGGCACGCTGCTCGAGCACGTCGACGACGAGAACGGCGAGCGACTGCGCGAACGGCTCGCGGAACTCGACTTCGAGGAGGCGATCCCGGAGTCCGGACCCGGCGCTCGGAGCTGA
- a CDS encoding DoxX family protein codes for MIPAIETVPLQTFDGPLAAELFLLARVFFGGVLAFTGVNHFLDLEGMAGYAELKGIPAPTFSVALSGFVLIAGGLGVVLGVFPALAAGALAVFLLVATPTMHDFWAVPEDQRQSEMNAFLKNVGLLGASLTLVALGALEWPYAIGLGLF; via the coding sequence ATGATACCAGCTATCGAAACGGTACCGCTACAGACGTTCGACGGCCCGCTCGCAGCCGAACTGTTCCTCCTCGCTCGAGTCTTCTTCGGCGGCGTCCTCGCGTTCACGGGCGTGAACCACTTCCTCGATCTCGAGGGCATGGCCGGCTACGCCGAGCTGAAGGGCATTCCGGCACCGACGTTCTCGGTCGCGCTCTCCGGGTTCGTGCTCATAGCGGGCGGTCTCGGCGTCGTACTCGGCGTCTTTCCCGCACTCGCGGCGGGCGCGCTCGCCGTCTTCCTGCTCGTGGCGACGCCGACGATGCACGACTTCTGGGCCGTGCCCGAGGACCAGCGACAGTCCGAGATGAACGCGTTCCTGAAGAACGTCGGCCTGCTGGGCGCGTCGCTGACGCTGGTCGCGCTCGGCGCCCTCGAGTGGCCCTACGCGATCGGGCTCGGTCTCTTCTGA
- a CDS encoding DUF7556 family protein, translated as MATNPHAMTSDDDTVVGSIDSTDSSTEYVIADISADGAWLSMQADDAPTLPAWR; from the coding sequence ATGGCGACGAACCCCCACGCCATGACGTCCGACGACGACACCGTCGTCGGTTCGATCGACTCGACGGACTCGAGTACGGAGTACGTCATCGCCGATATCTCGGCCGATGGCGCCTGGCTTTCCATGCAGGCTGACGACGCGCCGACGCTTCCGGCATGGCGATAA
- a CDS encoding CBS domain-containing protein, protein MNVADAMTPREDVVTVELPGSRSDVLEYLQERPFSSVPVLKSTEDGLEYRGLISRDALIEQPDEDQLVILMDEDVPTTTADTSLEDVARTMVEAGARRVPVVDGEFEGIVTVTDVIHAIATGDQETDGTVESYASKNVNTTYEGAPLPVAERELSYANVPYTVALDDDGRMSGVLTEVDVIDVARIVEGEEETGDNFGDQDDDWSWEGIKAVGSRYLPTRDIEIPAEPVSEFMSDDVVTVSASASIQEAAQRMISNDIEQIPMVTGEDLVGIVCDVDLLEALYE, encoded by the coding sequence ATGAACGTAGCCGACGCGATGACGCCCCGCGAAGACGTGGTAACCGTCGAACTGCCGGGTTCGCGCTCGGACGTCCTCGAGTACCTTCAGGAGCGACCGTTCTCGTCCGTTCCGGTGCTCAAATCGACTGAGGACGGCCTCGAGTACAGAGGGCTGATCTCCCGTGACGCGCTGATCGAACAGCCCGACGAGGACCAGCTCGTCATCCTGATGGACGAGGACGTCCCGACGACGACGGCCGACACCAGCCTCGAGGACGTCGCGCGAACGATGGTCGAGGCGGGCGCGCGTCGCGTGCCGGTCGTGGACGGAGAGTTCGAAGGCATCGTCACGGTGACGGACGTGATCCACGCGATCGCGACGGGCGACCAGGAGACCGATGGAACCGTCGAGTCCTACGCGAGCAAGAACGTGAACACGACCTACGAGGGCGCACCGCTCCCGGTCGCCGAGCGCGAACTCTCGTACGCGAACGTCCCCTACACCGTCGCGCTGGACGACGACGGCCGAATGAGCGGCGTCCTGACGGAGGTCGACGTCATCGACGTCGCTCGCATCGTCGAGGGCGAGGAGGAGACCGGCGACAACTTCGGCGATCAGGACGACGACTGGTCGTGGGAGGGGATCAAGGCCGTCGGCAGTCGCTACCTCCCCACGCGGGACATCGAGATTCCGGCCGAGCCGGTCAGCGAATTCATGAGCGACGACGTGGTGACGGTCTCGGCGAGCGCGTCGATTCAGGAGGCCGCACAGCGGATGATCAGCAACGATATCGAACAGATCCCGATGGTCACGGGCGAGGACCTCGTCGGCATCGTTTGTGACGTCGACCTACTGGAGGCACTCTATGAGTGA